In Labrys monachus, the genomic stretch CTCATCGGCGAATCTGATTATTTCCGCATGGCTCTGCGACGCGATCTCGTCATCGACCGCGTCCTGATCTCGCCGAAGCCGTTCTACACCTACGAGTGCGTCACGGAAGACGCCGACCGAGTGTGAGATTCGGCCGAGTTCGTTGGCGTGGTCGCCGAATGGGATCTCCGAAACGAGGTCGCCGTCGACCAGTCCCTGCATTCGCCGTACCAGCCGATCGATTCCGCGGTCGATCGATACCGCCACCGCCGCCACCAGAGCGAAGATCAGCAGACAGACGGCACCGGCGACCGCCAGCTTTTGGTAGAGATTGCCGAGTAACCCGTCGATGCGCACCGAGAGGAGGCGCGTCAACTCCATCGAGCCGTCGCGCCAAGAGCGGTCCGCCGCCGTCTGGAAGGCTTGGTGCGCCGCCGCCCTCGCCAATTCCTCGCGGCCGTCGTCGAGTGCTCTGATGAGTGAACCGTCGGTGCTGGCGCTGATCGCCGAGGTAAGCGAGCCGGCATGGATCCTCTGGGCTGACGAGAACCGCTGTGCCGCAAGTGCCGCAGAGACGGTATCTGCGACCGCCGGTTCGGCCGGCAGTGCCGTGACGACGTCGAACAGATTGCGCCCGGCGGCGACGAGCTCCGGCAGCTTCACCGTGGTCGAGTCCATCATGTAGTAACTGTCGAGATCGGGATCGAGCGTTAGGTTCGACCCGTCGTCGATCTTGGCGAAGAGCGCGATCGCCCTGTCGGCGACGTCATGCGCCGATGCACCACCGTGCCCGGCCGCCGCCAACGCCGTTCGCAACGCCTTGCCCGGTTCGACGGTCGCCATCGCCGCGTCGAAGCGAACTGCCGACACATCGAGCCCCGCCACCAAGCCGTCGGCGGTGGTGCCCAGACGCTCCGGGTCCGCCACCGCCGCCTGCAGGGCCGGCCAGACGGCCTGCAGATAGATGACACCATCACGCTCCTTCTCGGCGAAGGTGACGTCCTTGTTCGATTGGGCGACGAACAGCTGGGCGAACAGGGCAATTGGCAGCAGGAACGTCGCCGACACAGCGAACAACTTCTGGAGCAGCGTGGCTCGCTTCGGAAGTTTCATCAGCAGGTTCACGACCAACTCCATTGCATTCGACCGGTGGCAGGCGCAGCGGAGCCGCCGAGTCGGGGAAATATCGACGAGAACCGCGTCGTTGCGCGGCCGAGAGACGCCCTACACCTTACGTAGACGATGCCGCTCCCGGACACTCGGCGGGCTCAACCCGCAGACCCGGTTTGCGCGGCTGGGTTGCGACGGGACGAGTGGGAGAGCGGTGGCGACGATGTCGTCGTACCGTGAGGACATCTCAAGACGGATCGTCCCCTCAGCGATCTTCGCCGGCCGTCGTTCAAATTTGAGGGCGGCCAGGAAGAGATCGATCGTCTTCCGTCGGAGGTCGGGCGATGATCGAGCGCTAAGGCCTTGTCGAGCCAGCGGACGAACAGCTCCGGCCTGACCACCAGGTTTCGATCGCGTACAAGAAGCAACTGCCATGTGGGCACCTCGGCCAGGGGAAATTCGACGAG encodes the following:
- a CDS encoding methyl-accepting chemotaxis protein — protein: MNLLMKLPKRATLLQKLFAVSATFLLPIALFAQLFVAQSNKDVTFAEKERDGVIYLQAVWPALQAAVADPERLGTTADGLVAGLDVSAVRFDAAMATVEPGKALRTALAAAGHGGASAHDVADRAIALFAKIDDGSNLTLDPDLDSYYMMDSTTVKLPELVAAGRNLFDVVTALPAEPAVADTVSAALAAQRFSSAQRIHAGSLTSAISASTDGSLIRALDDGREELARAAAHQAFQTAADRSWRDGSMELTRLLSVRIDGLLGNLYQKLAVAGAVCLLIFALVAAVAVSIDRGIDRLVRRMQGLVDGDLVSEIPFGDHANELGRISHSVGVFRDALVGVERLRRDQDAVDDEIASQSHAEIIRFADEFEQTVGGIVEAVAVEAECLEQAAVALSQTSAEATDRTRAVMQASQVASANVETVAAATEELASSVAEIGRQTHRSAEVANRALAEATAADVRVAGLTEAAVTIGGILQLIEDIAMQTNLLALNATIEAARAGEAGRGFAVVAAEVKQLADQTAKATAQISERIRAIQGSTETTTAAIRTIGQTIGEVHQITTLIASAVEEQGSATREIARNIQLAANGTGTVDTNIGGVGRSVEASRSATAHVSAASRQLARQAGELAEAVDGFLSTIRGR